In one window of Candidatus Lernaella stagnicola DNA:
- a CDS encoding DUF4349 domain-containing protein — MRRSYFAVVAVLALAFFAGCLADAPDQWAAPAAAPVSEHSKDDDKARGEPPEEAADPEQMGHRAALVNRKLIRTGEVTVRVKSVDDARRDLEARVTAAGGYVADVLHQRAGGNRQLNITLRLPAEGFGDFLHTLRNLGVLESERVTVQDVTDSWIDLRQRIATKEKLAARLEQQIAEKTYRFRDLLEVEKELARLRYEIESLKGQLHGMDDRVAYSTLQVHLYQEVMQKIAPPDSVFAPLLNAMENAGPHFKGSLRALMAFFGGVITVVVVMAPWLLLAGLGILILVAIIRRTQRRSRRSA; from the coding sequence ATGCGCCGTTCATACTTTGCGGTGGTGGCCGTTTTGGCCTTGGCTTTTTTCGCAGGATGCCTGGCCGATGCTCCCGACCAATGGGCGGCGCCCGCCGCGGCCCCCGTGTCGGAGCACAGCAAGGATGACGACAAAGCCCGCGGCGAACCGCCGGAGGAAGCCGCCGACCCGGAACAGATGGGACATCGGGCCGCGCTGGTCAACAGAAAGCTTATCCGCACGGGTGAAGTCACCGTTCGCGTCAAAAGCGTCGACGACGCCCGCCGCGACTTGGAAGCCCGCGTTACGGCGGCGGGTGGCTACGTGGCCGACGTTTTGCATCAACGCGCCGGGGGCAATCGGCAACTCAATATCACGCTGCGACTGCCCGCGGAGGGATTCGGCGATTTCCTGCACACCCTGCGCAATCTCGGTGTGTTGGAAAGCGAGCGCGTAACGGTGCAGGACGTCACGGATTCTTGGATTGACCTGCGGCAGCGTATCGCCACGAAAGAAAAACTGGCCGCGCGCCTGGAGCAGCAGATTGCCGAGAAGACCTATCGTTTTCGCGACCTGTTGGAAGTCGAGAAAGAACTGGCCCGCCTACGCTACGAGATCGAAAGTCTCAAGGGCCAATTGCACGGCATGGACGATCGCGTCGCGTATTCAACCTTGCAGGTCCACTTGTACCAAGAAGTGATGCAGAAAATCGCGCCGCCCGACAGCGTGTTTGCGCCGCTGCTCAACGCCATGGAAAACGCGGGCCCCCATTTCAAGGGAAGCTTGCGGGCCTTGATGGCATTTTTTGGTGGTGTGATTACCGTGGTTGTGGTGATGGCGCCGTGGCTGCTGTTGGCCGGTTTGGGAATCTTGATTCTGGTGGCAATCATCCGCCGGACGCAGCGACGCAGCCGGCGATCCGCATAG
- a CDS encoding N-acetylmuramoyl-L-alanine amidase, with protein sequence MIGPAWAGTAELHIGDEAFPVNDVYRVGDVVFFPAEALLEKLGGKAQWHADSRRLTIRFGDRRASATLFTTTAIVDGGMMDLGAAPLFLDGRLSLPTAFFLRALPKLTGRDVKLAALQPTTAPAVSPQLYLDSAFGRHRMLSVNRIVLDAGHGGHDPGACSPQGIREKDINLAITLALADRLRRETTAAVVLTRSDDTFIPLSERTGMANARGADMFVSVHANGAYRRSATGFEVYFLSLTSSDQRAAALAAAENGPEILMPLPSETPGDGDDLDSILKDMIRTENLAASERLAVAMQARLDLAMRLENRGVKQAPFFVLAGAQMPAVLVEVGFVTNPREAKLLTEPATQKRIVDALFDAILYYDAVNGLAE encoded by the coding sequence ATGATCGGCCCCGCCTGGGCCGGCACGGCGGAGTTGCATATTGGCGACGAGGCCTTCCCGGTCAACGACGTCTATCGCGTAGGCGACGTCGTGTTTTTTCCGGCCGAGGCGTTGCTGGAAAAGTTGGGCGGCAAGGCGCAGTGGCACGCCGACAGCCGCCGCTTGACCATTCGCTTCGGCGACCGGCGGGCTTCGGCGACCTTGTTTACAACCACGGCCATCGTCGACGGCGGCATGATGGACCTGGGTGCGGCGCCGCTTTTTCTTGACGGGCGGTTATCGTTACCCACGGCGTTTTTCCTACGCGCTTTACCGAAGCTGACCGGTCGCGATGTGAAACTGGCGGCCTTGCAGCCCACCACCGCGCCGGCCGTCAGCCCGCAGTTGTATCTCGATAGCGCATTCGGCCGGCATCGCATGCTCAGCGTGAACCGCATCGTGCTTGACGCGGGCCACGGCGGACACGACCCCGGCGCTTGCAGTCCGCAGGGTATTCGCGAGAAGGATATCAACCTGGCCATCACCCTGGCGCTGGCCGACCGGCTGCGTCGCGAGACGACTGCGGCCGTGGTCTTGACGCGCAGCGACGACACCTTCATTCCGTTGAGCGAGCGCACGGGCATGGCCAACGCCCGCGGGGCCGACATGTTTGTGAGCGTTCACGCCAATGGCGCCTACCGGCGAAGCGCGACGGGTTTTGAAGTGTATTTTCTGTCGTTGACATCATCCGACCAACGGGCCGCCGCGCTGGCCGCCGCCGAAAACGGGCCGGAAATCCTCATGCCTCTGCCCAGCGAAACGCCGGGGGACGGCGACGATTTGGATTCGATTCTCAAGGACATGATTCGCACCGAGAATCTTGCGGCGTCCGAGCGGTTGGCGGTGGCGATGCAGGCGCGTTTGGATTTGGCCATGCGGTTGGAAAATCGGGGCGTCAAACAAGCGCCCTTTTTCGTGTTGGCCGGTGCGCAGATGCCCGCCGTGCTCGTTGAAGTCGGTTTCGTCACCAACCCGCGCGAGGCGAAACTACTGACCGAGCCCGCTACGCAGAAACGTATCGTCGACGCATTGTTTGACGCGATTCTGTATTACGACGCCGTCAACGGCCTCGCCGAGTAG